CCATTGTGTATGAGTGGCCGATGGATATTTCAATGAAGGAAAATCTCGGAAGTGGCTCCTCAATTGAGGTGGCGGATGGTGTCCCTTGGCTTCTCGCCAACCTTGCTTGGGCGAAGACAATCGAGGTGGAGTCTGAAGAGTAGATATGGTCCTCACCAACATATGCAGATTTGGCCAGGCCAAGGCAAAGATCCTCGAGTTGAGACAATATTAGTGCATAACGATAGTTAGATTGAGAGGGAGTGAGCCTAATGCTAGTGGCTCAAACGTGAAGGGGGAATTTGTTAAAGTGCCCGCATGAGATTGTTAGGCATCGAGAATCTCATATCGAGGATGTACTGTCAtgtggagtagttaatatatcataattgacCATAATTCATtgacttaaacttttaagtgaaaATAAAGTTTAACTGAATATGTTAACGGGTTTGAACTAGAACTTCTCGTTAGTGATCTCCCTAGATAAATGTATCGTGTTTCTAACACGTTGACCCAATATCTATCATGTAATGTGATGATATATTAAAGGAGCTCCAATCTTTTCGCTTTAATTCCATTGAAAATGATTGAACTTTATTTttgaggagaaaaaaaggaaaaccatcTTACATGGTGATCGCTTACTAAAGGAGCTCATGGAAAGGGTAGGCTAGTGAGGTGATTCTTAGCTTCCTGATATATCAAATCCGATACTCGGAGCCCCAGAAAATGcagacaaagaaaaaacaaaggtaaCTCTAAGTTAAAGTGAGGGTGGGTTTAATTAATGGAAAGTCAATGATTTAGAATAATCTGTtgatattttaatcatttttagatAGTAATACCTTTGTAAACGACACAAACAgacattttataaaaataatttttgatttcTGAACCGTAGCTGTCTTGACGTCTCGACTGACTACACTAATCCTTAGGGTTAAGTTCCATTTATACTCAGTGATTAGACAACTTGATGACTATTGACTTGATTTGTCCAAACCAAAATGACTCCTCTATCCGCAAAGAGATTCCATCACCCATTCCAACACGTTCGGTTGATTTTGTAGGCTTCTTGGGCCGAGATAGTACCCGAAAAAAGCCACTTGCTCTGGCCCGTGTTCAGGTATTTGGCCCAAAACCCAAGCCCGGAAGCCTAATCAAGACATCTCGTATCTCACTCATATACTGGGCAAGTATCAGGACAAGAGCCCTTGAGATGAATGTCTCCAAAATACGATCGGATATCGAACCGGCTTCTTAAGTCGTACGCCGTCAAATCAAGTTAAATCGATCGAAATTGGATCAAGATCACGAAAACATTACAAAGGGAGCACGATTGAGCCGATTGAACCATTCGAGGTGATGCGATATTTCAAGAACATCGGCCAACTTGAGCGGCTTCCAGGATACCATGTCCATTGGAGTTCAAATCAACGATCCCACTCTTGACAGAGCTATAGCTCTATAGTGAAATCTATTCAACTTGCTCAATTTTACACACTTTCAACATAAGGATAAGGTCCGacccccaaaaacaaaacataatGATAAGGATTTTCGTTTAATAGGGTTTTGGGAGTGCTTGTTaaataattgatttttgaaatcgCGCAACTTTGAATGCATTGACCATTTTCATTGTATATCAAATAATGTTCCAAAATTAAATCATCCGACAGTCGGTACGTCCAATCGGTTGTTATGAGGCACACATGCTCCTGGTGCACTTGTTAATTATGTTTAGCaagaaaatgtttgattttAAAGTACTAATTATGCACATCACAAGAACAGgtcagaatattagaaattatgGCATTTCCTCGCTCGATTTCTAACTGAATCCATAAGAATACcaaaactagaaaagaaaaaaaaagttactacCATGTTGTCCACATGTAATACCATCTTGTGGTCCTCGGACGTCTGTTATACGCAAAGCTTTTAATTTACGGTATTTCTTTGCATTGTATTTTTGCAGGTAAATATGTGACCGTGAGGCTGTCACCTATGCCACCGTAGGTTAACAGATGGATGTCGTGGCGTAATTCTACTGGCCAGTAGCTGCTCAGAGTCAAAGTCAACGGGAGGGTGAGTTGATGTTTCGTGTGCGCCAGTTGGTCCTCTCTGTTTAACACCGGCTATGTCTGACAGATACAGCGTGACACGGGTGTAAATATCTATGTCCCCCACAACATGATGCGTATATtgtaattaattttattttcttaaccCCGCCAAATAATTGCAGCAGCAGTAATTATTGTGCAATAATGAAAGAGTTTGGTCCCCCCAAAGTAAATCTGCAATGGGCAGTTTAGCACCGAGCAGAGCGTGTCAGTGTGATAAATACATTACTAATTAAAtagtgaaaggaaaaaagaaaagagaaaaaaatatcacaCTTTTATTAGCGAGTGTCTTGAAACAATAAACTAAGAAAAATACATGGTTTTCAACTCATTTTGTGTAATCAATCAATATTTTGGGttccaattattttttattaaatgtaTACATAACTACATTTCATGGATGCTAATATAATCACTTAACCGAAAGACATTTATTTTGCTTGCGAGTCGTTGGGAATGCTTAAATGTTTTCGTAAAGGATTTGACTAATGTCTTTGGAACACTTACTAAGCATATTTCATAAAGAATATTACGTTCTTCGAAATATTCGTTATGCATTCATAAATATGGAGATACGAATGTATCATAAATGATCTGTTTAATTAGCGTTTTTGGTGAACTTATCAATCCTATCTTATAGTGAGTATTTCGATTTTCAAAGCGTGCATCAAATAATGTATTAAAGATTAAAAGATTTGATATTCGGTTGCATGCTTAACAAGTATATATACGACTTTCAAAGCATTAGTTGTGTGTACATTATCAAAACAGTTGgtgcattgaaaattaaaatagaaatttgagAAGTTGATAGTATAACATTATAACGGTGCTCAACCGCAAGTATTATaatggcaaaaaatatatagcaatAATGGCGGGACCCATTTTTGATTTTATACCTAACATTCCACCTTGATACAGTCAAACTGTTATGCTAACGACACCCATTAAAATATACCTTAGTTGGTTATCATATGAGTGTCCTTCGATGCTTTCTTAAAAGATCTAATGGATATACGAGGCATGTATTCTACAATTTAATGAGATTGCCTGTTAAATTGTTAGTCTTTGAATATCATTTCTCTTTAATGCTCTTTGGTCTCAAAATTGCTTTCTAATCCATAGAATACATTCAAACTCTCATCATATCAACTAAAAATTACGATTCTATCATTCAAATATCACCGGGCCTAGGAGAAAGATTCAGAAGAATGTGTGAGAAAACATAGTAGGCTTTTGCGAAAATTTACTCTTCTCCCGGTTCTTGTTTTTGTTCAAACAAGTACTTCGAGGTTAGGGgcaacaaagaaaattttcgTGACCAGCTATGGCTTACAAAGCATTTCATAGGTTGACAAGTAAAATAGAAGATTGACTAAAGTTGAAACGAACCGCCACGAACTCAATCAGACGACAACACTTACGGCCTAAAATTTACTGAAATAGTCACGTGGCCTTTGAAAGGTTCCTCATCTCATTTGTTGATGGTTTTATGATCTGGGTCAAGATCAAGATCTTCATCGAAGCTGACATCTAGTTGCACGTATCTGCAAGATAAGATTCTCCAAAGTGTCCCACGGGTCTCGGGAAAAGTTCAATCGTCCGGCTGATTCCGCTTGTGTTCGTGTAATGCCTGGTGGATGGCATCTCTGATGGCATGATACGTGTGAAAATAATCCCGCGGCATTTCTTCTTGATAAGTAGTGGGCCGCAAAAACTTCGAAACAGTCTTATTCTCTTCGCGTAAAATCCTCTGAAATTTTCGATGTTCTTGCATCCAAAAAGCCCTCGTGCTGGATTTCCCACAAAGATTCTTTGCAACTTTCATATGAAGCTCCATACACAAAAAGAAAGCACCCTGTCTGAGCTTGCGGCCTCTTTGGAAATCAACACAGTGATAGTGCATTGACTAACTACTTGTCGTAGATTTGACTTCTGCCAAAAAGAGAGCCAAACCTCCTGCTTTGCCCATACTAGGGCAGAACTATATAAAACCAATACGTATTTTCTTCCTTACCTCTTCGATTCCATCTTCAACGGCCTTGAGCTGGAATCGGTTTTGCCATGGAGAAGGAAGATTGAAATGGGCAATCACTTTCGTGAGGGGCTTTggcccttgaaaaaaaaaaaattggggtgtctgatcaatttttctaaattcacCTTGGGGAAAAGTTGGCTTTGCCAAGGCCGAAAACCCAAGGCAGGCCTTGGGGTGCCTTGGCTTTCAGCTTTCTGGGCATACAAGTCCCACAATTACTGAAATTTTCTTAGTTGACTCTGCTGCCCTCAAACACTTCGTTAAAATTCCAACTGTGCCCTCTATTTTAGAGACCCCAGATCTCTTTTTGCGTGAGGTCAGTTGAGGCGAAACTTGGATCGCACGACCCAGGCCACACGTGAGGTCGCGCTACCTTAGGCGGGGTGGCTGCCGGCCAACTCCCGAAGGCTGGTTTGGCTCATCGATGGCTGAGTTTTGACTGAAAGGTTtgggaatttgaaaaaagaaaaaaaatagaaaaagtatttTACAAGactttattttttcccaaacAGCAATTAAGTCAAAGTCACTGTGTTTTTTAGATACACTCACCAGATACTATTTGCATGTTGAAAAAAACCCTTTCATCCAAAATGCTTGACATTTTTTCGAAGGCTTTCCCCTCGTGTTTCCAAATGCAGCCTCGCTGTAAAATTTAAAGGCCTAGCTCCAATTCCAAAGGCGCCATGAGCCACGACTTTTCAAACTCCAATCAGACAAATTACTTTGGTTCGTGTAGTAACGTGGCCTAAGAAGGTACATCAGCGAGATGATGAATTGATACGATTTCGTTTATCTAATCATCTTTACGTTCAAGAGCCTTCTATACATTATTTATCATGTTGACAAGGTTATTTCGTCAACATCCAAAGATGTCACATGTTCTTTCTTTCGCACCGACGTGGCAACACAATCTACTAGTTGAAAATGGAAGTGCTCGACAAGCCAAGCAACTTGCTGCTACATTTAACATCACAAGATAAGCGATCTTCTGATTAACATTTTACGCAACACAttatgaattttatgcaaaacagcATAATGACGCCCCATACCGGACTAGCATGACCATCTGCAGTTAGCACACCAATGTCACAGATACCCAAATAAGACTAGGCACTGGAGAAAACACAGCTCATGGTCACAAAACATGTTCTGGAAAGAAAATGCAGAGACTAGAACAAAAGGAACAACAGATTGCACTCTTAGGGAGCGCCCATCTATGAGGCGCTTCTCTTCATCAACAAAATAGGAAAGAATCCCACTTGCGATGTTTAGGTCAAAATCTACACCAGAAGGCGTGCAGGATGGCCGTTCAACCATCTCTGCCTCGAAGCAGGGCACGAAGTCGCAGCAACCATAAAGAATCTTCGGCTGCATATCCAGAACAAAGTCATCGAAAACAGTATATCATAACAGTCTACAAAGAGCTATAATGTAGAAAATTATTCTGCGATTTAAAGCAAGACAAGGGTTCCTCACCATGCAAGTGCGTCAACCAGCAAAGCACTAATCATAGTCAAACCCATATATAGTGAAGTCGTCATAGTCAGAGAATTCATAGTAGTTGTCATAATCAGACAAAGCGATGTCAGAAAACCCAGATGGGTAATCATCATCAAAGGAGTCATCATCGTTAATTGTAGCGTCAAATTCATAGTCATCTGTGGGGTCATATGGACGCCTTAAATCTTTGATCTGTTCGGTGCATCTTTTTCCCAAATCGCACCCCAGATTAACATTGAAGCACTGGCGCAAGTCAAGATACTCAAGATGAGGACAACTGTCGAGAACTGCCTTCAGACCTTCATTTGTAATCTTATTCCCAAAGAGTTGGAGGTGGCGTAATCCATGCATGTTTTTCGCTATAGCTTGTGCCTCCTCATCACATTCTATGTGTGGACATTTATATCCCCGGCTATTCAATTTGAAGGATTTCAGAAGGGGACAACATTGGCCAACAGTCTCTAGGGATTCCTTCGAGAATGAGCAATAAGATAATTCAAGGACCTCCAGCAAAGGAAGTTTTGTGGCTGCTTGAGACAGACCCTCGTCCGAAATGTTATTGCACCATACAAGTCGTAGACGTCTAATATGATTGCACCTGTAATGGAATAAGAAATGCGTGAAAACAACGATGGTTCAACCAAAAACCAGACATGTTGCAGAGTAGCAATAATAATGTTAAATACTAAGACAAAGAACTGAGAGCTTATTGATCTGGAGCACGGGCTGTAGAGAGATTATTTTCATCAGCACAAAAAGTTATTGTACGCAACAAAAGGAATTTGTTAATCAGTATCCCTTGGGCACTTCTTAAGTGGCTAATTCAGGGAACACTACTGGTTTCAATGCACAAGTGTTCTAGTGAAGTGTGTACTTAGCGTTTTGAAAAATGGAACTTTCCTTAGGCAGAATGAAATAAGTGCCCCACGGGCACTTGTTAACAAGACATAAACAGggaaagatgataaaatcagcCAGAACCCAAGATCAAAAGAACACTCTACGGTTGCAGCCTCTTATTGGAACTTTTGTTCAGGAAGTCCACTTATGCATGCCCATGGCATCACAAGAATTTAAACTAAACAGAGACCTATGCAATTGAGAGATGCAATGCTAGGTCCACTATTAACTTATCAGTATGGCCTTTTAATAAGCAAGACTGCCATATTTATCTGAAAAAGTAATATGAGGCGGAAATACCTGTATAGAAAGGTTTTTGTAAACAAATATAAAGGTACTGAATCAATGCGTCAAGAAAagtaagagaaaaaaatcaatgaaattaTGTTCTATTCCAGTCTCAAACTATAAGAAACGTTCCACAAAAAACATGATACTAGGCAAAATTCCAGCAGTCAACAATCAAACACAATCAAAAAGCTCTGCTCTGGATTTCAATGCttggtaaaagaaagaaaaactcccTTGAAGAGAGAAACTTCAGTCAATAAAGAGAGCTAatcttttttgttcaaaaagtGCCCATGGCACTTTCTTAACACCTCAATAAAGAAAGTTCGTCGATTTTAACGCACTTTCTTGTGTTATGCATAATATAGcgtattaaaaataaaaagcttcCCTCCGTATGTATGGTTAACAAGTAACCCAAAGGCACTCGTTAACAAGACTCCTTATAAAACCTTCATTCATAGGAATCCTATCGACAAAAGCAAACCTAACGCTATTAGACTCTAAAACTCATGTTAAGAACCAAAAGGACTCCAAATCATAAAACTTCCATGCCAATTGCAATAACTCAAGCAGTAATTTTTAGTTGTATGCTCCTGAACCAAAACAATACAGTGCCATCCACTGGTCAGATCAAGATAATCATGTACCTATCCAAGACCTGCATAAGTGCCATCAAATGAATTTAAGCTGTCTCTGCAAGCTCAATGAAACTCAATGATGAGGACTGAGACAGAGTCTGAACGAGGAAATAGAAGACAAACTCCACAGTGAATTAAACCAGAAGATTTTCTTCGCTGAACAAAACAAGGGGAAAAAACAGTTTAAGAATGATATCACTGGAACCTGAAGCATACGCAAGTACTTGGGCAGGCATGGGTTGAAGCTACATTTGTCCTTAATCAGAAGGCAGAGAAGGGGATGGAGCTACATGGCTATACCCTATTTTCTTGACTTATATATCTTCTACCACACCAAACTTTAAACCATATCTCCCCACAACTAGTAGCAAACACGAGAGGAAACGTGTCGTGTAAAACagatcaaaaggaaaatgaaaagaagatccTAGAGTGAAGTTAAATGGAAGCGCTTTTGCCATATCAAGCACTTATGGAAGTTCTGTCACAATTCAGGTTCCTCACTTCATTTAGTACTGCTCGATACTCACCGGCATTGTATTGGAAAATTTACAACCTCACTTCAGTGTTCCTTCATGGTTTCAATAGGGTTGCCTCATCATAATGCTCAAATAAcagcaaaaatttgaaagaaaccAAGGCTGAACATACGGAATGTAGAGACAGCGTAAAAGAAGCCATTTGAAAACTcccaaggagagagaaagtaacaAAGGTGGCGCCCTTTCTCGAAGAACTCTTCCAACCCTCGTCCTTGGGAGCTATTTTAGGATGAGAACTCAATTTCcatgcatgatttttttcatCAGTTAGTTTCCAGAACATGTAGCTGATCGAGTCCACATCCAACTTGTATATAAGACAGCTCACATAACTCAGAAGTACCAAACCAATTGAATGTTTAAGATCCACTAAATCCAGTCATGCAACAAGGCAAACCTCTGATACAAGAAAGAGAGTTTCCCTAACACAATTTGTTCTCACCACATGGCGTattcgttctttttttattttcaattcttgAGGATGCTaagcaagagaaaaaaacaGGGACTTTCAAGCGTGCAGAATGTTCACTTCCTGAGGACTCCTTGAAGCCTCATATTTATGTAGCTTGGCCCCTCGCAACAAATAAGAGAAGTAAACTCGCGCTCAATacgattcctaaaaaatttcacgATTCCCATACAACATCAACCCAAAGACAAAAATGGTATCAACACTCGGGACCACTGCAACGTAGGTCTACAGAATCACAACCACCGACCAGCCAATTCTTGAACAAGCTCATTCTCAGCGATTAACCATCGTTTCTATTCTCTCCAACGACAACGTATGCAAAGGAACCAGACTAGGCGTCGCAATCGACCAGTGCATCATTCTAAGCACTACCAAAATCAGACAGAACTCCGCAAATCCAAGATAATTGGCGTATTACCGGTCGGTGGTGTACTTGAGGAGTTCGTCGGTGCCGAAGTACTCGATGTTGATGTCGACGCAGCCGCCGTGGCTGCGGTCGATGGCGTGGCGGCACATGAGCTCGAGGTCGAGGTCCATCTCCAAGAAGTCCCCCGTGTTGCGCATGTCGATGGATTGCCACATCGCGGGGTCCTTGCAGATGGAGCGCCAGGAGGTGCACACCATCTGTGCGGTGGTGAGGATCTCTATGGCGCCGAGCTTCAGGAGGATCGTCGTCGCGATCTCCCTCGGCAGCTCCAGCCAGTTGCGCGACGTAGGATCGTCGGTCGCCATTGTTGTGGAGTGTTGTGGGCTAGGGCATCTGTTCCAGAGGATTCGGGGGATCTTGAAGACGGTGAGAGAGCCGTTCGTTAGACTAAAGGGGGATCATTTCATgccattttggtttttttggttCCGTTTGTTCACGAAAAACAACcctaatatttttcgaatttttcggcatttgatTCATagtattaaattaattaaaaaatatttttcttcaaaaaaaaatttaccttaaaaaaataaaaaatctttcctccattgaaaaaagaaaatcatttttttctcttttttctttcaccaAAACCAATTTCTTTTCATATGTGAGAATTGACAGCTAAGAGATAAAAGAGAACTCAAGAGTATCTTTATAAGAGATTAACTACTTTTCGACTCCCTTATCCTTCTTTCGTAGGACTAACTTAGAAATATGCTCCAAATTAGCGAGTCTCCACCTCGCTTGGGAGTGATCACCGTGGCCGGCAACAAataaggaaaacgaaaaagaaagaaaagataaaaaaagaaaaataagatgatttcatttctaaaaaagaaaagaaaatgataaaaaataaaataaaacatactaaataaaaaatattaaaaggagtgcaccaagaaaaatcaaatcggaTTTTTCATGCCAAacgatagaaaatattttctagttcagaTTCAGGTTTCGgctaaatacaaaaaaaaagactaaaaaaaaaattctttaaaatttttttctaaaaatatcatatttttcgcgaaacaaaccgagcctttatttcatttaaataaaattccaaataaaaactcGAAATGGCATGTCTTTGagtttttagtgaattttatcataaatagggaatcaaaattatcaacttcGTCTTATTTAAGTTCCTAGGCTCAGTGGTCGGCCAAATCTTCGCCGGTCAACTAGCACGTGCTCGTGCTCGTGTGCTTGTTCCGACTGCTAAAGCAGGGTCggttttgtttgaaatttttgtttttactcAATTTGAAGAAACCttaattaaaaagtaaattgaAGGCAAAACAAAACCCAAACCCACCGGATGTGTCGTAAGCCGTGCCTCCTCTGGCCTTGATCGGGGCGATAAGAAATCGGGAGTACATCTTCGTCGGTTGACGCGACGGAGACACCATCGGAGGCGTTTGCCGGGGTCCCAGGTTTCTCTCTCCAAGATGTTCAGAAACAAATTCGTTTGATCTATTAAAATTGCTTCCGCCATGAGCCCTGTCTATCCCCTTGAGCCTTTTGTAGATTAGTTGCTGAAAAGGCTAAGAGTGAAAACCCAAATGACCATGTATTGCTCCAATATTTTAACTCGTAGATCACCTCAAGACCACCATTTTTGGGACCCGTCTTCACTCCTCTCATTTTCGCCGAAACAGGCTTAGCGTTTCTCTTCCAATCTCGCCATCAAGTGCTCACTCTTGAATTTATCGATCTCACTTTATGCACCAATGAAGTCATTCGCTACTGCAATAGTTTTCTAGGCTACTTAAGATGTGTTTGCTTAGGCTTTCTCAAGGGATTTTGGGCCTCTAAAGCACTTTAGGAAAATGCAGGAGCATTTGGCAAGCCTTTTTAAAGAACATTAGGCCAAATGCCAACATTGGGCTTTCAATGTTTTCGAAATGTTGAAGGCCAATTGAAAATTAGTCAGTTACACATTTTGCCctcaaaatattattgaaagtCTACTTTTACCCCTTTTAAAAGTGAAACCCTAGAATGTTGCTattcatcctcttcttcgtGGTGGGACCAAGAAAGGGAGACAAGGGCTGTCTAGGTCGCTCAATCCCAACAACAAAGATTAAGGTTGCCCGACCCAAGTGGCTCTCACGAGGGGTCAGTTGACCCCGTGCGACAAGGCCTAAGGTTGCATGACCCAGCAGCTCGCACCGGGGGTTGACCGACCTTCGTTGGTGCCAGATCTAGCTCGCCGGCCGCCGGAgcctagagggggccatttgggcccgtgggcccggaaccggcccgttgaccgggcccacggttccgaacaaaaaaaaaaaaaaagtgggcccgggccccctccccccccctcctttgggccgttgctttacatttaaaaaaaaaagaattaaaaatgattcttgcctataaatgcatatgcttcccctttcatttttgtcacaaattctccgaacaatctctcgaattctctctgaaatcctctcaaatcgctcaaattctctcaattctctcaatctcgactcaattctctcaatcggatttccgatcaattctctcaaaaatggcaagtggaagcggaaatgccgacaa
This sequence is a window from Rhodamnia argentea isolate NSW1041297 chromosome 3, ASM2092103v1, whole genome shotgun sequence. Protein-coding genes within it:
- the LOC115726342 gene encoding F-box protein SKIP19-like, coding for MATDDPTSRNWLELPREIATTILLKLGAIEILTTAQMVCTSWRSICKDPAMWQSIDMRNTGDFLEMDLDLELMCRHAIDRSHGGCVDINIEYFGTDELLKYTTDRCNHIRRLRLVWCNNISDEGLSQAATKLPLLEVLELSYCSFSKESLETVGQCCPLLKSFKLNSRGYKCPHIECDEEAQAIAKNMHGLRHLQLFGNKITNEGLKAVLDSCPHLEYLDLRQCFNVNLGCDLGKRCTEQIKDLRRPYDPTDDYEFDATINDDDSFDDDYPSGFSDIALSDYDNYYEFSDYDDFTIYGFDYD